Genomic DNA from Lactuca sativa cultivar Salinas chromosome 8, Lsat_Salinas_v11, whole genome shotgun sequence:
AAAACAACAACAGTTGTTTCttcaaaagttaaaaacatatttCATCAAAAACTtatgtcatcatcatcatctccactgaaaacaaaccaacaaaaaaaaataaaaatataacaatataaCAATCCATACACTACTTTCATCAGAGAGACAAATGGAAGAAGACCcacatacaaaaaataaaaatttacctCGCAACAATCCCAAAATCtccatagtagtagtagtagaagtaGTAGTATCTACACAAGTTTTTTCACTTTGCTTTTGTGGAAAAGAACCTGCTAAATCCACGTCCATTGTTGTTCTTTTCAGGTGTGGGatttgatgatgatgaagaagatgatccGGATTTAGTTGGGCGATGTTTTGAGGTTCTTGAAGTTATTGGTGATTTTAAAAGATTGTTTCCTTCAGAATCCCATGGATCTAAATGAGCTGGAGATGGAGACTCATTTCCCATATGATGaactaaattattattattattattattattgttgttgttgttgttcattCCATTGCTTGTTGTTGTTACttcataatcttcttcttcttcatcttcttctgtaAAAGTTTGACTTTTTTGACTTGTCTCTCGAATTGGAGACCCCATGAATTCAGTTGTTGGAGGTCGCATGCCTTTTAACTGTTTTCCTAGGAGGAATATTGTTTCTTGACACTCTGCTAATTTCTCTGCAGCAGCTGCTAATTCTCTCTCctgaaaatagtttttttttttagagGAAATTACGTAAATGGTCCTTGTAGTTTCTGGATATTAACGTGTTTGATTCGATATTGAAACtgttttcagttttggtgtttatttcgaggttttgtaattttttatcgGTTTCGGTTTAGTCCTTGTTTTGACATTTTATATCGGATTTGGTACTTGTTTCAAAGTTTcagggactaaatcgattatgtaccttgaaataaggaccaaaagtgaAAAAAGGGTTTGATTTTGGTCATTTTTCAAGGTTCTGGGGACCAAAATCTTTATGAAACCTTAAAATAAGGACCACATTTggaaattctcttttgaaaacaaaGGTCCCTGTGCTTTTGTTGTTTCTACCATGTTTAGTCCAAAGCTGAAACCTTTTTTCACTTTTGGTCCTTACTTTAAGGTTTCATATCAATTTTGGTCCCTAATTTCAAAGTTTCATATCAAATTTGGTCCTTTATTTCAAGGTGATGAATCGATTTTGGTCCTCCAAAGTTTCCAGGAACCAGAATCGATACAAAACTTTAAAATAAGGACCAGAAATgaaaaaaagttttcaactttagaCTAAACACAGTAAAAATCAGAAAACACAGGGACCAGTTTGGTAAATTACTCTACTTGACAACACAAACAGTAGTATAGTGAAACTGAAACTTGCAGGTTCAGTCCAATTTCAGATTTTGTTACATAACTCATCCTTGTTGTTTCAACTTTAGTCCCTGGCttgttatatttataatttttaaatgaccattttgcccttggacCAAAACAAAGATTACAGATTTTACCTGGTTACTTTTACCATCCGTCTCAGCAACCGGAGGTGGGGTGTTTTCAGTTTCAATcctaaaacataaattaaatgtCAATATTACAATTAAAAATTTAAACTTGTATATAAATAAATTAGAATTtagaaaatatatttatttacctTTGCAATTGTTCTAGAAGATCTTTGCACTTTTCCTCAGTCTCCTTAtgattcttcttctcttcttccagCTCATTATCCAACATTGTAATCTTTTCTTCTAGAACATTCACCCGATTTTGCAACTCATTTGCACGAACTTCAAGTGAATTATAAGATTCAGCCATACACTTAAGCTGAGTCTCAAACAACCCGTTTGACTTTTGAGCATTGGTCAACTGAGATTTCActtcagtcaaagtcaactcagTTTCACTCAACTGTAGCTTTGTATTTTCAAGATTCTCATTACATTTTTCAAGATCCATAAAAATCTTCTCTTTTTCTAACTTCAACTCTTCAAACTCCTCAAATGAACATTTCCAAGGTGAAACTGTTGTTTCAGAGGTAGGTACAGAGTTTTCATTTTCATGGGGTATGTCAGGGTCAGAAGTGGAATCTGAAAATTGAGTTGAATTTGAATAGTCAACTTTATTTTCAGGTAAAGCGATTTTGTCAATGCAATCTGGACTACTTGTTTCAGCATCATTCACAAAAGTAAAACGAAGCTCACCAGCTTTACCAAGAACACCAGAAAGAGAAACAACAAAATCTTGCAATTTTACTTTTTTGTCCTCAATCTCTTTGTAAATGACCGAAAACCCCTCGACCTTTTGCACAAACCCATTCTCTTCAATTCCAACCACAGATTTCGCTTCCTTTTCCACAGTCATTACAAAATTGTAAATCCCAGAAATCGCATCACCCAATTCTTGATCATCGTGTGAAATTACGTTTATACCCTTTGGATTTAATTCTTCGGTCTCCGGGGTTTCTTTACTCACTGAGTCGGTGGCTAGCTTTTCCATCTCCAAGAAATCATCCATGAGCTCCAAATTGTTTGCATTTTCAGATCTTTGAGGACTTTCAggaatcttattattattattatcttttttaTTATGAGTCAACTCAGAAATCAAAGCTGTAGCCCAAGAACCTGTGACACTAACTTCATCATCATTACCCTCTTCAGAAAAGGAAGCCACACTAGGCGCGTTACTTGCGTTTTGAATTTGACCAGAATACCCTTTGACTTGACTTTCAAGACTCTGAAGTTTACTAACTGTTTTAGCACAAATGTTTCTAGAAGCTTGTAGCTCAGTGTTACGTTTAGCTAAAGCTTCTTTCAACATCTTTGTTTCCTCTTCCATTCCTAGTATTCTCTCTGTTAACATTTCGTTttcttttttgtaattttgtaaACTGTCAAGGGTAAAATCGGGCAAAGAAGAAAAGCTTTGACTATGTTGACTATGTTGACTATGTGGACTATGTGGGCTCGGGGGTTTGACTGGAGACCGTTTGACTCGTGACTCACCATAATCTCTCCCTAAACTATCAACTTCAAGTTTCATTTGAGCTAAAGCAGCGGGACCCGGTAATTTCTTTCTGACAAGTCCACGTAGGCGTTGACACTCGGCTTCTAATTTAGCTATCTTTCTTACACCTTCTAAATGCTGTTTATTTGCCACGTCAGCAGACCTAACACTCATGTTTTTTTCCTCATTTCGAATCTCCAACTCTTTAGCAACAATATGTAATTCGTATTTCAAAGAATTGATTTCTCTTTCACATGATTCGATATCGGATTTTAACCTTTCGATTTCTGCTTCCTTTTCGGATTTTTCTTCACTCATTTTGATCAACATGTTTGAGCGTTCTTGTAAAGATCTTGAAATTGCAGCATTGTCAGCAGCTGATCGCATCAGTTCTTGATCAAGATTTGAGACTTTTGTATCGAATTCGAGTTTTAATTTGTCCCATTGTTTTGTTTTTGCAAGAACAACATCGTGGATGATTTGTTCGTGTTCTTCTTTCAGGTTTCTTATTTGTCTCATGCATTCCTTTAAAGCTCCATCTAAATGTGAAGCTCGATCTTCAGCAGTAAGTTTTAGTAAAGTTACTGATTCTAGATGGTTTTTTAGGGTTGCTGCTTCTGCTTCTGCCTTTTCCCAACCTATAAAAATcatctttttagattttttttaacaGATGATAGCAAGATAATAAGATTTTCTTTATACAAAAGGTAATTGCTTTTCTCTTGTTTTAGAATGAATAAGTTTTATGTCATATTGTGATAGAATGAAAACATGAACATACCACAGACAGCTTCTTCAGCAACTTTTGCGTGTTGTTTGACAAGATTCTCCTTTGTTGTCATTTCTGAATGGGCTTCAGAAAGCTGCTCATTCAATTCCTTCACTTCATCTTCTAGATTCTTTATTTGATCTTCATATACAAGTTGTTGATCTTCATATCGTTTCACTTGTTCATCGTATGATTTCACTTGATCTTCGTATGATTTCATTTGATCTTCATATGATTTTACTTGATCCTCCAATCCAGTTAAATGGGAATATGACTCCACAGAAATTTGGACATAGTTTGGCTTTTTGTAGCTATCTTGTTTCACCTGAAATGTGATGAGGATGATATAAATAAAGAGGTTTTATAAAGATTTTATAAAGAATTATTAAAATGTTACTGAATGAAGAAACCTTGTCACTTTGAGAGGCAGCTGAAGAAGGGACACCAACAGATTCTGATACAACAACAGCTTTATCAGATGACTTTTTCTTCCATGGCCAACTCCGGCGATCCATGGTCTACTGTTACATGTGtacaaaagaataaaaaaaatcaagtaaCAATAATATAAAAGATAAATATGAAGTTAATTGCTTCTTAATTATTCAACCATAAGTTTGCTTGCAGATTAAGACTTATGTAACATGTTTCTTATAAAGAAATAATCAAATTGTCTTTAATGTAACAAAGATTATTGAAAACAAACCTGgaggaagaaaagaaaaaaaaaaaaaagtaaaagagtttCTGGGTTTCTGGTTTCTGACCCTGCACAAGAACCAGGAAGATGATATTGATTCCTCACTGTACTTTTCTGCTCATGCAGGGCATTCAGAAACCATGGTAACAGTTAAAAGGTTAtcgaattttcattttaaataatattaatttgCGATGAGGGAGGGGTAGGGAAAGAGAATGCAGATTAAGACCCAACACCAACAGCCCTAGAAAACAAATGTTCAGAATTGACATTCAGGAgaagaaaaggaaaaagaaaaaggtAGGCTAAGATGAAAAGTGACAATCTAAAGTTGAAGAaggatagactaaaatgaaagGAATCCCAATCAACAAGAATAGCATGCATCACCAAATCTGGAGAATTATCTCGgcgaataaaaatataaaagaaaaaccaaaaaaaaacaaacaccgACATCATTTAGGAAAAAATCAAAGCTAACCATActaaattactaattaattaaaatactCCATGATGAAGAGTACACTGGTTGGTTACAGATTCCTCCAGTTCATATACGTAATCTGTCAATTCATAGGctaattgaaaaagaaaaaatgaaaaaagccAATAAGGAATCAATTTTCAGTGAGAATTTTTTAGTAACAAAGATGACCtaacaatgtaatgtaaaatG
This window encodes:
- the LOC111914264 gene encoding filament-like plant protein 4, with the protein product MDRRSWPWKKKSSDKAVVVSESVGVPSSAASQSDKVKQDSYKKPNYVQISVESYSHLTGLEDQVKSYEDQMKSYEDQVKSYDEQVKRYEDQQLVYEDQIKNLEDEVKELNEQLSEAHSEMTTKENLVKQHAKVAEEAVCGWEKAEAEAATLKNHLESVTLLKLTAEDRASHLDGALKECMRQIRNLKEEHEQIIHDVVLAKTKQWDKLKLEFDTKVSNLDQELMRSAADNAAISRSLQERSNMLIKMSEEKSEKEAEIERLKSDIESCEREINSLKYELHIVAKELEIRNEEKNMSVRSADVANKQHLEGVRKIAKLEAECQRLRGLVRKKLPGPAALAQMKLEVDSLGRDYGESRVKRSPVKPPSPHSPHSQHSQHSQSFSSLPDFTLDSLQNYKKENEMLTERILGMEEETKMLKEALAKRNTELQASRNICAKTVSKLQSLESQVKGYSGQIQNASNAPSVASFSEEGNDDEVSVTGSWATALISELTHNKKDNNNNKIPESPQRSENANNLELMDDFLEMEKLATDSVSKETPETEELNPKGINVISHDDQELGDAISGIYNFVMTVEKEAKSVVGIEENGFVQKVEGFSVIYKEIEDKKVKLQDFVVSLSGVLGKAGELRFTFVNDAETSSPDCIDKIALPENKVDYSNSTQFSDSTSDPDIPHENENSVPTSETTVSPWKCSFEEFEELKLEKEKIFMDLEKCNENLENTKLQLSETELTLTEVKSQLTNAQKSNGLFETQLKCMAESYNSLEVRANELQNRVNVLEEKITMLDNELEEEKKNHKETEEKCKDLLEQLQRIETENTPPPVAETDGKSNQERELAAAAEKLAECQETIFLLGKQLKGMRPPTTEFMGSPIRETSQKSQTFTEEDEEEEDYEVTTTSNGMNNNNNNNNNNNNNLVHHMGNESPSPAHLDPWDSEGNNLLKSPITSRTSKHRPTKSGSSSSSSSNPTPEKNNNGRGFSRFFSTKAK